A DNA window from Paenibacillus andongensis contains the following coding sequences:
- a CDS encoding Ger(x)C family spore germination protein, with protein sequence MITKGLGRLAIGMLLLVSQTGCWDMKTIQDTNYITAVGFDYQKGRYVVYCQMLDFSSVAKQEGGKGGQTPAIWVGQKEGDTVSAAFAHLHKTIQQRTFWGHVGAYVFTREALKQGVGKFTDSSVRYGETRFTPWVYSTDEPIETIFSVIPFFNVSPLASILMQPEDNYLQRSFIRPLKLFRFAAQTREPGNTVMMPTLAIRKDVWVKNEKPDPKLEVSGVYAIAKKNHVEWLSEDQFKGARWLENSTVRTPMVVYINGEAKQSVTIQKPKARITPRMNGDHPLFDIHIEAKAVVAELIENVDEGTLKNQISKQIIEEIDQTFKQGRKHDTDIYQLEHVLYKQAFPEWSKLTTNGEKPLENYQLGDIKVDIQLSHSGMLKMREYEQQY encoded by the coding sequence GTGATAACGAAAGGTTTAGGACGACTGGCCATCGGAATGCTGCTTCTGGTTAGTCAGACAGGGTGTTGGGATATGAAGACGATCCAAGACACGAATTACATTACTGCGGTAGGCTTCGATTATCAAAAAGGTCGTTACGTGGTGTATTGTCAAATGTTAGACTTTTCCAGCGTGGCTAAACAGGAGGGCGGTAAAGGAGGGCAAACCCCTGCGATTTGGGTCGGACAAAAGGAAGGGGATACGGTTAGTGCGGCGTTCGCCCATTTGCACAAAACCATACAGCAGCGAACCTTTTGGGGGCATGTGGGCGCTTATGTTTTTACAAGAGAGGCCCTGAAGCAAGGTGTAGGCAAATTTACGGACAGTTCAGTACGCTATGGGGAAACAAGGTTTACCCCTTGGGTTTATAGTACGGATGAGCCGATTGAGACGATTTTTTCGGTCATCCCTTTTTTCAATGTCTCCCCTTTGGCCTCTATTCTTATGCAGCCTGAAGATAATTACCTTCAACGATCTTTTATTCGTCCGCTCAAATTGTTCAGGTTTGCTGCGCAAACTAGAGAACCTGGGAACACTGTAATGATGCCCACCTTGGCCATTCGCAAGGATGTATGGGTGAAAAATGAAAAACCAGATCCTAAATTAGAAGTAAGCGGAGTCTATGCGATAGCTAAAAAAAATCACGTGGAATGGCTATCAGAGGATCAGTTCAAAGGAGCGCGCTGGTTAGAAAACAGCACCGTCCGTACGCCTATGGTCGTTTATATAAATGGGGAGGCAAAACAATCTGTTACTATTCAGAAGCCTAAAGCCCGCATTACGCCGCGAATGAATGGAGATCACCCCCTATTCGATATTCATATCGAAGCCAAGGCAGTCGTTGCCGAATTGATAGAAAATGTGGATGAAGGTACGCTGAAAAATCAGATCTCCAAACAAATCATAGAGGAAATCGACCAAACGTTTAAGCAGGGAAGAAAGCATGATACGGATATCTATCAGCTCGAGCATGTGCTATATAAGCAAGCTTTTCCGGAGTGGTCTAAGCTTACAACTAACGGTGAGAAACCGCTGGAAAATTATCAATTAGGCGATATAAAAGTAGATATCCAGCTATCCCATTCCGGGATGCTTAAGATGAGAGAATACGAGCAGCAGTACTAG
- a CDS encoding spore germination protein produces MNEQDLRDWFALSDDVIVKSYRLSDTHPKGRVILMYCEGMTNMDHIENLVLPKLEGLFKNELDMSASKLDVNTMLQLIEITGSNAMESMTVSLYAGSLILFFEETQLLYALDISAPPNRSPEESSTETSIKGPRDAFTESIVTNIALVRKRLLTRSLCIEKKQIGTRSNTSVALLYIGDVINPNILQEAKQRLQAINVDALISSSQLEEEMSGTKYPFFPLLDYAGRPDYVADSLLRGRFAVIVDGSPMVLIAPANLMYILKSPEDVHSPYYYVAFERVLRIGGLIVSALLPGFWISLSAFNLDQIPFPLVATIATSRLGLPLSGPMDFIIMLLLFELFREAGARLPKVVGQTVTVVGGLIVGDAAIRAGITSPTTLVVTSISTISMYTLVNQSLAGTITVLRIMILLISTIFGIYGFMVSLMGLVLYLSTLESFGVPYLSPLSPPQFRDIIPAILAKPWSKMKRRPKALHPKDDTRRGGESS; encoded by the coding sequence ATGAATGAGCAGGATTTACGAGATTGGTTTGCGTTGTCTGACGATGTCATCGTGAAGTCTTACCGATTATCGGATACTCATCCGAAGGGGCGAGTGATACTCATGTATTGTGAAGGTATGACCAATATGGATCATATCGAGAATCTCGTTCTGCCTAAGCTTGAAGGTCTATTCAAAAATGAACTGGATATGAGTGCGTCTAAGCTTGATGTGAATACGATGCTTCAATTGATTGAAATTACGGGTTCTAATGCCATGGAATCGATGACGGTTTCGTTGTATGCAGGATCGCTGATCTTATTTTTCGAAGAGACGCAATTGCTGTATGCACTGGATATTTCTGCGCCGCCCAACCGCTCTCCGGAGGAATCAAGTACAGAGACATCCATCAAAGGTCCAAGAGACGCCTTTACAGAAAGCATCGTTACGAATATCGCGCTCGTTCGCAAACGCTTGCTGACACGTAGTCTTTGCATTGAAAAAAAGCAAATCGGGACGAGAAGTAACACTTCTGTAGCTCTTCTCTATATTGGCGATGTAATAAATCCGAATATCCTCCAGGAAGCAAAGCAGCGGCTTCAAGCTATTAACGTTGATGCCCTGATTAGCAGCTCGCAATTAGAAGAAGAGATGTCAGGGACGAAATACCCATTCTTTCCCCTTTTGGATTATGCGGGTAGACCTGATTATGTAGCTGATAGCTTGCTGCGCGGACGATTCGCGGTCATCGTGGATGGTTCCCCCATGGTTCTTATTGCGCCAGCGAATTTGATGTATATATTGAAATCCCCCGAAGATGTGCACTCCCCGTACTATTATGTCGCGTTTGAACGTGTATTGCGGATAGGCGGGTTGATCGTGTCAGCATTATTGCCTGGTTTTTGGATTTCACTATCCGCCTTTAATCTGGACCAAATCCCGTTTCCCTTAGTAGCCACTATTGCTACATCCAGGTTAGGATTACCCTTGTCAGGTCCGATGGATTTTATTATCATGCTGCTGCTTTTCGAATTGTTCCGTGAAGCGGGAGCGCGGCTGCCCAAGGTGGTAGGACAAACCGTTACTGTTGTAGGTGGGCTAATTGTTGGGGACGCCGCAATACGCGCGGGAATCACGAGCCCTACAACATTAGTAGTGACCTCCATATCGACGATATCGATGTACACCCTAGTGAACCAATCGCTAGCGGGAACGATTACCGTGCTCCGGATCATGATTTTGTTGATATCCACAATTTTCGGTATTTACGGATTTATGGTATCCCTCATGGGGCTCGTTTTATATTTATCCACATTAGAATCGTTCGGTGTTCCTTACTTGTCGCCCTTGTCGCCGCCTCAGTTTAGGGATATCATCCCTGCCATTTTGGCCAAGCCGTGGAGCAAAATGAAGCGAAGACCGAAAGCATTACATCCGAAAGATGACACGCGCCGAGGTGGGGAGTCTTCGTGA
- a CDS encoding GerAB/ArcD/ProY family transporter — protein MSGSKKISALQLYFILILSIGITNHVILIPVLLHFGKRDSWVGAALSLIPLLLWVCLLYIVVNRTKQQNMMEWIKQKFGKVVVFPFKLGLIAICFAHSVITIKDMVTWTHVTYLPRTPPFLIALLFMFFCFFAARSGLRAIAITSGILLPIVVLLGYFVMGANFQNKDYSLLTPLFTHGYGPTLTSIMLTCGASFELLAILFLQHHVDTRIRLSALFILAACMIGLTIGPLTGAIAIFGPFEAADLRYPAFEQWRMITLGKYISHLDFLSIFQWISGACVRTSMFMFLSVDVIGIQKKRTRTLVLLGISLLFLAASLYPITDNQMVHLIQNRFYPIMFGVGLSMLLVLLVMSILPGKRKEKNA, from the coding sequence ATGTCCGGATCCAAGAAAATTAGCGCGCTTCAATTATATTTTATCTTAATCCTATCCATTGGCATTACGAACCATGTCATATTAATTCCTGTGCTGCTTCATTTCGGCAAGCGTGATTCCTGGGTTGGCGCAGCGTTATCTCTGATTCCTTTGCTCCTATGGGTATGTCTGCTTTATATCGTTGTTAATCGTACGAAACAGCAGAATATGATGGAGTGGATCAAACAAAAATTTGGGAAAGTGGTCGTTTTTCCATTCAAACTAGGTCTTATTGCCATTTGTTTTGCGCATTCGGTAATAACCATAAAAGATATGGTGACATGGACACATGTGACCTATTTACCTCGAACACCGCCATTCTTAATTGCTCTTCTGTTTATGTTCTTTTGCTTCTTCGCAGCGAGATCTGGGTTGCGGGCGATTGCAATCACCTCAGGCATATTGCTGCCGATAGTAGTTTTGCTTGGGTATTTTGTGATGGGAGCTAATTTCCAAAATAAAGACTACAGCCTGCTTACACCTCTATTTACACACGGTTATGGACCTACACTTACATCCATCATGTTAACTTGTGGCGCCTCCTTCGAACTGCTAGCTATTTTATTCCTCCAGCATCATGTAGATACGCGCATTCGGCTCTCAGCTTTATTCATTCTTGCAGCATGTATGATTGGACTTACCATTGGACCGTTAACGGGCGCTATAGCCATATTCGGTCCTTTTGAAGCCGCTGATCTAAGGTATCCTGCCTTTGAACAGTGGCGCATGATTACCTTGGGGAAATATATTTCCCACTTAGATTTCTTGTCTATTTTCCAATGGATATCAGGGGCTTGTGTCCGGACGTCGATGTTCATGTTTCTTAGTGTGGATGTTATTGGTATACAAAAGAAGCGCACTAGGACCCTAGTCCTGTTAGGGATTAGCCTGTTGTTTCTAGCGGCGAGCTTGTACCCAATTACAGACAACCAGATGGTGCATCTGATTCAAAATAGATTTTATCCCATCATGTTTGGTGTAGGTTTAAGCATGCTTCTTGTCTTGCTTGTGATGTCTATCCTGCCGGGGAAACGAAAGGAGAAGAATGCCTAA
- the bluB gene encoding 5,6-dimethylbenzimidazole synthase: protein MFTEEEKEGLYKSIYTRRDVRTFLSDPIPEETIMKLLNAAHHGPSVGFMQPWNFIIISTDKVKERLAWAADKERRALAIHYEDTRQDEFLNLKIEGIKQAPITICVTCDPTRGGSHVLGRNSIPETDIMSVACAIQNMWLAACAEGLALGWVSFYKKNDVRDILGIPPHIDPVALLSIGFTENYPEKPILETANWEKRRSLSNLIFSETWGHSKS from the coding sequence ATGTTTACGGAAGAAGAAAAGGAAGGCTTGTACAAGAGCATTTATACCAGGAGGGATGTACGAACATTTTTATCGGATCCTATCCCGGAAGAAACGATCATGAAATTGCTAAATGCAGCGCACCATGGTCCTTCAGTGGGATTCATGCAGCCCTGGAATTTCATCATAATCTCCACGGATAAAGTGAAAGAGCGTTTGGCTTGGGCGGCAGATAAAGAGAGACGAGCTTTGGCCATTCACTATGAAGATACGCGCCAAGACGAATTTCTCAATCTCAAGATCGAAGGCATCAAACAGGCCCCAATCACGATTTGTGTGACATGTGACCCAACACGCGGCGGTTCTCATGTTCTTGGGAGAAATTCTATACCAGAAACCGATATCATGTCCGTTGCTTGCGCGATTCAAAACATGTGGCTAGCCGCATGTGCAGAGGGATTAGCGCTGGGCTGGGTAAGCTTCTATAAGAAAAACGATGTGCGAGATATCCTAGGGATACCTCCTCATATTGATCCAGTCGCTTTGCTATCAATTGGATTCACTGAAAATTATCCAGAGAAGCCCATTTTGGAAACTGCCAATTGGGAAAAACGCAGGAGCCTGAGTAATCTGATATTCAGCGAGACTTGGGGACATTCAAAAAGTTGA